From one Alphaproteobacteria bacterium CG11_big_fil_rev_8_21_14_0_20_39_49 genomic stretch:
- a CDS encoding type IV secretion system protein VirB4, which yields MLKIFRQRTQKDKYVKKEFSESFFIPYRYHWNRSTIMTEDESLVQVVKLGGFSFETADDEDVDIRKNIRNLLFKGIGAGRVSLYFHLVRRRKSTFQVDDGHNMPPGFATYLEDQWREKHINHQSFINEIYITIVRKSSRSGVAAFESMFEKLQQTADKSLWAKTMFEGYEELDEMTSRLVSTFRDYKPKVLGVVERRGVVYSEILEFLGTLVNCGQSRPILVPSTDISRYLPVDRLYFGSRAIEVKTPKGSKFAGIVSIKEYPSRTSATMMDGFLQMPFELIVSQSYSFSDRTGAINSMKLQQGRMVNSGDVAISQIEEISHALDDAMSGRIGFGLHHLTVLCIEDNPKTLENALAMAATELGNAGAIPVRERVNLEPAYWAQLPCNDSFAVRKTTINTLNLSSLASLHNFPSGQEHDNHWGDHVTTLDTTSGTPFFFNFHVRDVGHTTIIGPTGAGKTVMMNFLCAQARKFKCRMFFFDKDRGAEIFIRALGGVYTDIDPSAPCGFNPFALEDTGENRTFLTEFMKSLVCTNGESISADDSAKIEEAIVGNYKLNPKDRMLRNIVPFLGMGGPDSLSGRIAMWHGHGSHASVFDNEKDNINFSKDLIFAFEMAELLKDKPSLGPVLLYVFHKINLSLDGTPSMIVLDEAWALIDNEVFAPKIKDWLKVLRKLNCFVIFATQSVEDASKSRISDTLIQQTATQIFLPNLKATDVYRSHFMLSQREFTLIKTTDPGSRFFLVKQGTDAVVARIDLSGMDNVINVLSGRAETVILLDEIRKEVGDNPDDWLPVFWERVKHV from the coding sequence ATGCTTAAGATTTTTAGGCAACGAACTCAGAAAGATAAATATGTAAAAAAAGAGTTCTCGGAGTCATTTTTTATTCCGTACAGATACCATTGGAATAGAAGTACCATAATGACCGAAGATGAAAGTCTTGTTCAGGTTGTAAAGCTTGGCGGATTTTCGTTTGAAACGGCAGATGATGAAGATGTCGATATTAGAAAAAATATCAGAAACCTTTTGTTTAAGGGTATCGGAGCAGGTAGGGTATCTTTATATTTTCATTTGGTAAGAAGAAGAAAGTCTACATTTCAGGTAGATGACGGGCATAATATGCCACCGGGATTCGCCACTTATCTTGAAGATCAATGGCGTGAAAAGCATATAAACCATCAAAGTTTTATAAACGAAATTTACATCACCATAGTTAGAAAAAGTTCAAGAAGCGGCGTTGCCGCTTTTGAAAGTATGTTCGAAAAGTTACAGCAAACCGCAGACAAGAGCCTTTGGGCTAAAACGATGTTTGAAGGTTACGAAGAACTAGATGAAATGACTTCAAGGCTTGTAAGTACCTTTAGAGACTATAAGCCCAAAGTGCTCGGTGTTGTAGAAAGACGCGGAGTGGTTTACTCGGAAATACTTGAGTTTTTGGGTACTTTAGTAAATTGCGGTCAAAGTAGACCGATTCTTGTCCCTTCAACCGATATATCGAGATACTTGCCTGTAGACAGGTTATATTTCGGAAGCCGTGCTATTGAAGTGAAAACACCCAAAGGCAGTAAATTCGCCGGTATTGTAAGTATCAAAGAATATCCTTCAAGAACCTCGGCAACTATGATGGACGGTTTTTTGCAAATGCCGTTTGAATTAATCGTAAGCCAGTCATATTCGTTTTCGGATCGTACAGGTGCAATAAATAGTATGAAATTGCAACAAGGACGTATGGTAAATTCGGGCGATGTTGCGATTTCGCAGATTGAAGAAATTTCGCACGCACTAGATGATGCGATGAGTGGTCGTATAGGATTCGGTCTGCATCATCTTACCGTGCTATGTATTGAAGATAATCCGAAAACATTGGAAAATGCACTTGCGATGGCAGCTACGGAGTTGGGGAATGCCGGTGCGATACCTGTTAGGGAAAGGGTTAATCTTGAACCTGCGTATTGGGCTCAGTTACCGTGTAATGATAGTTTTGCAGTTAGAAAGACTACGATAAACACATTAAATTTATCGAGTCTGGCATCTTTGCATAATTTTCCAAGCGGACAAGAGCATGATAATCACTGGGGAGACCATGTTACAACTTTGGACACTACTTCAGGTACGCCGTTCTTCTTTAATTTTCATGTCAGGGACGTAGGGCATACAACTATTATCGGTCCGACCGGTGCGGGTAAAACGGTTATGATGAACTTCTTATGTGCTCAGGCAAGGAAATTCAAATGCAGAATGTTCTTCTTCGATAAAGACCGCGGAGCAGAAATATTTATCAGGGCATTAGGGGGCGTTTACACCGATATAGATCCGTCTGCCCCATGCGGCTTTAATCCGTTTGCACTTGAGGATACCGGTGAAAACAGAACATTCCTTACGGAATTTATGAAAAGTCTGGTTTGTACTAACGGTGAGTCAATATCTGCGGATGATAGTGCAAAAATAGAAGAGGCTATCGTAGGTAACTATAAATTAAACCCTAAAGACAGAATGTTAAGAAACATAGTCCCGTTCCTTGGAATGGGAGGACCCGATTCATTATCCGGGCGTATTGCTATGTGGCATGGTCACGGTTCACATGCAAGTGTTTTTGATAATGAAAAAGATAATATTAATTTCAGCAAAGACCTTATATTTGCGTTTGAAATGGCGGAGTTACTTAAGGATAAGCCTAGTCTTGGTCCGGTTCTGTTATACGTATTCCACAAAATAAACCTTTCTCTTGACGGCACTCCTTCAATGATAGTACTCGACGAGGCTTGGGCGTTAATTGATAATGAGGTATTCGCACCAAAAATCAAAGATTGGCTGAAAGTATTAAGAAAGTTGAACTGTTTTGTTATATTTGCTACTCAATCGGTTGAAGATGCTAGTAAAAGTCGCATTAGTGATACCCTTATTCAGCAGACGGCTACGCAGATATTTTTACCGAACCTTAAAGCTACAGATGTCTACAGGTCGCATTTTATGCTAAGTCAGAGAGAATTTACACTTATAAAAACAACTGATCCGGGTAGTAGATTTTTCTTAGTAAAGCAGGGTACGGACGCTGTTGTTGCACGTATTGATCTATCGGGTATGGATAACGTTATAAACGTTTTATCAGGACGTGCGGAGACAGTAATATTGCTTGATGAGATAAGAAAAGAAGTGGGTGATAATCCTGATGATTGGTTACCTGTTTTTTGGGAGAGAGTGAAACATGTATAA
- a CDS encoding type IV secretion system protein VirB3, with translation METGELETDMLFLGLTRPSMIFGVSYLVVMTYFLIGCMGFVLTSDFKFFGGMLPIHCVAYVLSEKEPLFMELFMVKQQKCNKCKNKFYHGLTNSYDVM, from the coding sequence ATGGAAACAGGTGAGTTAGAAACTGATATGTTGTTTTTGGGTCTGACAAGACCTTCAATGATATTTGGTGTGAGCTATTTGGTTGTGATGACTTACTTCCTTATCGGATGTATGGGGTTTGTGCTTACCTCGGATTTTAAATTTTTTGGCGGTATGCTACCCATTCATTGCGTTGCTTACGTTTTATCGGAAAAAGAGCCGCTTTTTATGGAGCTTTTTATGGTAAAACAGCAGAAGTGTAATAAATGTAAAAATAAATTTTATCATGGTCTTACGAATTCATATGACGTAATGTAA
- the dxs gene encoding 1-deoxy-D-xylulose-5-phosphate synthase: protein MEYNVLNKINDVSDIRTMDLKELETLAQELRSRTIECVSKTGGHLGAGLGVVELTVALHHVFDTPKDKLIWDVGHQSYPHKILTDRNDRIETIRQPSGLSGFTKRSESQYDPFGAGHSSTSISAALGMSIARDIKGESFETIAVIGDGAMSAGMAYEAMNNAGDLHSRMFVILNDNNMSIAPPVGAMSGYLSRLISSKPYLTLRNVAKKAVSHLPSAIEKVARKAEQYTKDYWVGGNYFEEMGFYYVGPVDGHNLGQLIAILKNLKNDKSINRPILMHIVTEKGHGYEMPEAKDPSLHAVGKFDLKTGALKNTKTKAPSYTSVFAKQLIEEAENDGKIVAITAAMPSGTGLDKFAEKFNNRMFDVGIAEQHAVTFAAGLACEGLKPFCAIYSTFLQRAYDQVIHDVAIQKLPVRFAIDRAGLVGADGATHAGSFDIMYLANLPDFVVMAPSNELELARMVKTAAQIDDSPSAIRYPRGDGIGIDFPKKIKPVKIGKGKVIQRGSDIAILSLGTRLEEVKKAAQELQKQDISTTIVDMRFAKPVDENLIIEIAKTHKNIITIEEGCSGGLDTQVNKVINNNTLQDKPNILNLNLPDIFIDHGVVEDLYEKVGLNSSGIIKSAISLVNKGDLKGSVQ from the coding sequence ATGGAATACAACGTCTTAAACAAAATAAATGATGTAAGCGATATTCGCACAATGGACTTGAAAGAGCTTGAAACACTTGCACAGGAGCTAAGGTCAAGGACTATTGAGTGCGTATCCAAAACCGGCGGGCATTTAGGTGCCGGTCTTGGTGTTGTTGAACTTACCGTAGCACTTCATCATGTTTTTGACACCCCGAAAGATAAGTTAATATGGGACGTAGGTCATCAAAGCTATCCGCACAAGATACTTACGGATCGTAATGACAGGATAGAAACCATAAGGCAACCGAGCGGTTTATCAGGCTTTACAAAGCGTTCCGAAAGTCAATACGACCCTTTTGGAGCCGGACACAGCTCAACATCAATATCGGCGGCACTTGGAATGTCAATTGCAAGAGACATTAAAGGCGAAAGCTTTGAAACAATCGCTGTTATCGGTGATGGTGCAATGAGTGCCGGCATGGCTTATGAAGCAATGAATAACGCAGGTGACCTGCACTCACGAATGTTTGTTATATTAAATGACAATAACATGTCTATAGCACCGCCCGTGGGTGCTATGAGCGGCTATTTATCACGCCTGATATCATCAAAGCCTTACTTAACACTGAGAAACGTAGCCAAAAAAGCTGTTAGCCACCTCCCGTCCGCTATTGAAAAAGTAGCCAGAAAAGCGGAACAATACACTAAGGACTACTGGGTAGGGGGCAATTATTTCGAAGAGATGGGGTTTTATTATGTCGGGCCTGTAGACGGTCATAATTTGGGACAGTTAATAGCCATTTTAAAGAACCTTAAAAATGATAAAAGTATAAACAGACCCATCCTTATGCATATAGTCACGGAAAAAGGTCATGGCTACGAGATGCCTGAGGCGAAGGATCCTTCACTACATGCCGTAGGAAAATTTGACCTGAAAACCGGAGCTTTAAAGAACACAAAAACAAAAGCCCCCTCATATACGTCTGTTTTTGCTAAACAATTAATTGAAGAAGCGGAAAATGACGGAAAAATAGTGGCGATTACGGCAGCCATGCCAAGCGGCACGGGGCTTGATAAATTTGCCGAAAAATTTAATAATCGCATGTTTGACGTGGGAATAGCGGAGCAACACGCCGTAACCTTTGCAGCCGGTCTTGCTTGCGAAGGCTTAAAGCCGTTTTGTGCTATATATTCAACATTTCTACAAAGAGCTTATGACCAAGTAATACATGACGTTGCTATTCAAAAACTGCCTGTCAGATTTGCAATAGACAGAGCAGGACTGGTCGGTGCTGACGGAGCCACTCACGCAGGCTCTTTTGATATAATGTATCTGGCAAACCTGCCTGATTTTGTTGTTATGGCTCCCTCAAATGAGCTTGAACTTGCAAGAATGGTAAAAACCGCCGCACAAATAGATGACAGCCCCTCTGCCATAAGATACCCCAGAGGCGACGGTATAGGCATAGACTTCCCTAAAAAAATAAAACCTGTAAAGATAGGTAAGGGCAAAGTAATACAAAGAGGCTCCGATATAGCAATATTATCTTTGGGAACCAGACTGGAAGAGGTTAAAAAAGCCGCACAAGAACTGCAAAAACAAGATATATCGACAACTATAGTAGATATGCGTTTTGCAAAACCTGTTGATGAAAACCTGATAATTGAGATAGCAAAAACTCACAAAAACATAATAACCATTGAAGAAGGCTGCTCAGGAGGACTGGATACGCAGGTCAACAAAGTTATAAATAACAATACATTACAGGACAAACCTAACATTCTAAATTTAAACCTGCCGGATATCTTTATAGATCATGGGGTCGTAGAAGATTTATACGAGAAAGTCGGCTTAAATTCTAGCGGCATAATAAAATCAGCAATTTCTTTAGTAAATAAGGGCGATTTAAAAGGAAGTGTTCAATAA
- a CDS encoding hemolysin expression modulating protein — protein sequence MPLFFGTAGNDTIAGTAGPDLVVSFSGDDLIRTSDDDDLIFAGTDNDKVYASNGDDYVFGGSGDDYLNGGAGRDFLSGGDGNDELEGEDGNDVLVGGNGIDRLYGGNDSDKLFGGNDTDRLVGGKGRDILTGDEGADVLYGFDGTALGDGATDIFDFNLLTDSNSIAHDIIMDFEQQIDKIDLADLSAFGINGIADLVIGDDGTNTYIKGVNVDFLVELSGVYTLGATDFIF from the coding sequence ATGCCTTTATTTTTTGGAACTGCCGGCAATGATACCATAGCCGGAACTGCCGGACCTGATTTAGTTGTTTCTTTTTCAGGAGATGATTTAATACGCACTTCTGACGATGACGATCTTATCTTTGCCGGAACGGATAATGATAAAGTTTACGCCTCTAACGGTGATGACTACGTGTTTGGCGGCTCAGGAGATGACTATCTAAATGGAGGAGCCGGTCGTGACTTTTTAAGCGGTGGCGACGGTAACGATGAGTTGGAAGGCGAAGACGGAAACGACGTTCTCGTTGGCGGAAACGGTATTGATAGGCTATACGGCGGAAATGACTCTGATAAGTTATTCGGCGGTAATGACACTGATAGACTTGTCGGAGGTAAAGGAAGGGACATACTTACAGGTGATGAAGGGGCTGATGTATTATACGGCTTCGACGGAACCGCATTAGGTGATGGAGCTACCGACATTTTCGATTTCAACCTACTTACAGATTCTAATTCGATTGCTCATGATATTATAATGGACTTCGAACAGCAAATAGACAAGATTGACCTTGCAGACCTGTCTGCATTCGGTATCAACGGAATTGCCGATCTGGTTATAGGTGACGATGGCACTAACACATATATAAAAGGTGTTAATGTTGACTTTTTAGTTGAACTTTCAGGGGTTTATACTCTTGGAGCTACCGACTTTATTTTCTAG
- a CDS encoding ABC transporter permease codes for MRNIIAVSCKELKGYFETPVAYVFMVVFLMLSGMFTFYLGGFYDAEQANLSGFFNWHPWLYLFLIPAISMRLWAEERRSGTIEILLTLPISTFESVVGKFIAAWIFAGISLLLTFPMWLTVNYLGDPDNGIIIISYIGSFIMGGAFLAVGSCISAMTQNQVVSFVISITVCFLFTVSGFPIVLDFFSALNLPQFVIDTVSSFSFIQNFDDILKGSLSLKNIVYFVSFIVLWLYINIVVIDTKRA; via the coding sequence ATGCGAAACATTATTGCCGTATCATGTAAAGAATTAAAGGGATATTTTGAAACACCGGTAGCTTATGTTTTTATGGTAGTCTTCTTGATGCTGTCGGGTATGTTCACATTTTACTTAGGTGGTTTTTATGATGCCGAGCAGGCTAATCTGTCGGGTTTTTTTAATTGGCACCCATGGTTGTATCTGTTTTTGATACCGGCAATATCAATGAGATTATGGGCAGAAGAACGCAGGTCGGGGACGATAGAGATATTGCTTACATTGCCGATATCAACCTTTGAGTCGGTAGTAGGCAAATTCATAGCGGCATGGATATTTGCAGGAATATCATTATTGCTGACCTTCCCTATGTGGCTGACCGTTAATTATCTTGGCGATCCCGATAACGGTATCATTATTATTAGTTATATAGGCAGCTTTATTATGGGAGGGGCTTTTTTAGCGGTCGGTTCCTGCATTTCCGCCATGACACAAAATCAGGTCGTGTCTTTCGTGATTAGTATAACGGTATGTTTTTTATTTACGGTGAGTGGATTTCCGATAGTGCTGGATTTCTTCAGTGCATTAAATTTACCGCAATTTGTTATAGATACCGTCAGCTCATTTAGTTTTATCCAGAATTTTGACGATATCCTGAAAGGTTCGCTTAGTCTAAAGAATATAGTTTACTTCGTATCGTTTATAGTTCTTTGGCTATATATAAACATAGTAGTTATTGATACAAAAAGGGCATAG
- a CDS encoding ABC transporter ATP-binding protein codes for MSSPVEVKNLHKDFAGFKAVKGVSFSVEKGQVLGFLGPNGAGKTTTMRMITGYLDPTSGNVKVSGVDVSENPLEAKKQIGYLPEGGPIYGDMTPASFLHFISKIRGLSDSKRKERMDFVVDKLGISDVFYKTIETLSKGYKRRVALAQAILHDPKVLILDEPTDGLDPNQKYDVRQLILQMAKEKAIVISTHILEEVDAVCTNAIIISEGEIVASGKPKELTEKDPANNAVYVRLYKAPADSILNDILQIKDVDRVNVENKNSVIAYPKKGKQILSSVASVMRKTEAPVETIYEMPGNLNDSFRNFTKSSVEK; via the coding sequence ATGTCATCTCCGGTAGAGGTAAAAAATCTTCACAAGGATTTTGCAGGTTTTAAAGCTGTAAAAGGTGTTTCATTTTCAGTTGAAAAGGGGCAGGTATTAGGATTCTTAGGACCTAACGGAGCCGGAAAAACCACTACTATGAGAATGATAACGGGATATCTTGATCCTACTTCCGGCAATGTGAAGGTTAGCGGAGTCGATGTTTCGGAAAATCCGCTAGAGGCTAAAAAGCAGATAGGGTATCTACCGGAAGGGGGGCCGATTTATGGCGATATGACCCCTGCAAGCTTTCTGCATTTTATATCAAAAATAAGGGGTTTAAGCGATTCTAAGCGAAAGGAGAGAATGGATTTTGTTGTAGATAAGCTTGGCATAAGTGATGTCTTTTATAAAACAATCGAAACACTGTCAAAGGGATATAAAAGAAGGGTGGCGTTGGCTCAGGCTATTTTGCACGATCCGAAGGTTCTTATATTAGATGAGCCGACAGACGGTCTTGACCCTAATCAGAAATATGATGTAAGACAATTGATACTACAGATGGCAAAAGAAAAGGCTATTGTTATATCAACCCATATATTAGAAGAGGTAGATGCCGTATGTACTAACGCTATCATTATTTCAGAGGGTGAGATAGTGGCAAGCGGCAAGCCGAAAGAACTAACGGAAAAAGACCCGGCTAATAATGCGGTTTATGTCAGATTGTATAAAGCACCTGCCGATAGCATACTAAATGATATATTGCAGATTAAAGATGTTGACAGGGTCAATGTTGAAAATAAAAACTCAGTTATTGCCTACCCCAAAAAAGGCAAGCAAATCCTTTCAAGTGTGGCTTCCGTTATGAGAAAAACCGAGGCTCCGGTTGAAACTATCTATGAAATGCCCGGAAATCTGAATGATTCCTTCAGGAACTTTACTAAATCAAGTGTGGAGAAGTAG
- the ribB gene encoding 3,4-dihydroxy-2-butanone-4-phosphate synthase: MSEKFLSPIEDIIEDAKQGKMFILVDDEDRENEGDLVIPAQMADKEAINFMAKYGRGLICLTLTKSRIETLGLPPMARHNSCRHQTAFTVSIEAREGVTTGISAADRACTIAVAIDEEKTKEDIVTPGHVFPLEAREGGVLVRAGHTEAAIDIAVLAGLKPAGVICEIMNDDGTMARLPDLIEFAKKHNLKVATIADLIKYRRRNDKLVSCKQKTKFTSKYGGEFDMYVYVNTVEYAEHIVLAKGDIGKGASVPVRMHAMNVLSDVLGDTFDGKSGELQKAMKIIENEGCGVLVLLREPNKSMVSQIVENRIGDKKKDNQVLRDYGIGAQILLDLGVKKMKLITNSRHSIIGLDGYGLEVEGIMPIK; the protein is encoded by the coding sequence ATGTCTGAAAAATTTCTGTCCCCTATTGAGGATATTATTGAAGATGCCAAACAGGGCAAGATGTTTATCCTTGTTGATGATGAAGATAGGGAAAATGAAGGCGATCTTGTAATTCCGGCACAAATGGCTGACAAGGAAGCTATTAACTTCATGGCAAAATACGGGCGTGGGTTAATTTGTTTAACGCTGACAAAAAGCAGGATAGAAACTTTAGGGCTGCCTCCTATGGCAAGGCATAATAGCTGTCGCCATCAAACGGCATTTACGGTTTCTATAGAGGCAAGGGAAGGTGTGACTACGGGCATTTCGGCCGCAGACAGGGCTTGTACGATTGCAGTTGCTATAGATGAGGAAAAAACGAAGGAAGATATAGTTACTCCGGGGCATGTTTTTCCGTTAGAGGCTAGGGAAGGCGGTGTTCTTGTCCGTGCAGGGCATACCGAGGCGGCGATTGATATTGCTGTACTTGCCGGTTTGAAACCTGCCGGAGTTATATGCGAGATAATGAACGATGACGGCACTATGGCAAGGTTGCCCGATTTGATAGAGTTTGCTAAAAAACATAATCTTAAAGTTGCAACTATAGCCGATCTGATAAAATACCGTAGGCGTAATGATAAGCTTGTCAGTTGTAAACAAAAAACAAAATTTACCAGCAAGTATGGCGGTGAGTTTGATATGTATGTCTATGTAAATACGGTTGAATATGCCGAGCATATCGTTCTTGCCAAAGGTGATATCGGTAAAGGGGCAAGCGTTCCCGTTCGAATGCACGCCATGAATGTTTTGTCTGATGTATTGGGTGATACGTTTGACGGCAAAAGCGGTGAGCTGCAAAAAGCAATGAAAATCATAGAAAATGAAGGCTGTGGGGTTCTGGTTCTGTTAAGGGAGCCTAATAAAAGCATGGTATCGCAAATCGTAGAGAATAGGATAGGTGATAAAAAGAAAGATAATCAAGTCTTGCGAGATTATGGAATCGGCGCTCAGATATTACTTGATCTGGGCGTTAAAAAAATGAAGCTTATTACTAATTCCCGACATTCGATAATAGGTCTTGACGGATACGGTCTTGAAGTTGAAGGTATTATGCCGATTAAATAG
- a CDS encoding riboflavin synthase, whose product MFTGIITDIGTIVSLDKKGELRACIQTSYNIESIDIGASIAHNGVCLTVISKKNDTYCVEISDETVSCTDIADWKEGDKVNLERALKLGDELGGHIVSGHVDGLAEIISIKKVNDSHEIVLKAPEELKYFIASKGSVTLNGVSLTVNKVDDNKFYINIIPHTWEFTNFNSFKAGQKINLEIDTLARYVARLNEQKNI is encoded by the coding sequence ATGTTTACCGGAATAATAACAGATATAGGTACGATAGTTTCACTTGATAAAAAAGGTGAACTACGTGCCTGTATTCAAACTTCATATAATATTGAATCTATAGATATCGGTGCTTCTATTGCACATAACGGCGTATGCCTTACCGTAATATCTAAAAAAAACGATACATATTGTGTAGAAATATCTGATGAAACCGTGTCTTGTACCGATATTGCCGATTGGAAAGAGGGTGATAAGGTAAATCTTGAAAGAGCTTTGAAACTAGGCGATGAGCTTGGCGGACATATAGTATCGGGGCATGTTGACGGACTGGCGGAAATAATAAGTATAAAAAAGGTTAATGATTCGCATGAAATAGTTCTAAAAGCACCGGAGGAGTTAAAATATTTTATAGCTTCAAAAGGTTCCGTTACGCTCAACGGCGTGTCTTTAACGGTTAATAAGGTTGATGATAATAAATTTTATATTAATATAATTCCGCACACTTGGGAGTTTACAAATTTTAATAGCTTTAAAGCAGGGCAAAAGATTAATCTTGAAATTGATACTCTAGCCCGCTATGTAGCAAGGTTAAATGAACAAAAGAATATATAG
- a CDS encoding peroxide stress protein YaaA — protein MLVLLSPSKSMDFATATKGEYTTPDFIENSCELIKTLRGLSKEEISSLMSLSHKLTELNYLRYKEFATPFTKDNAKQAAYAFKGDVYDGLEFEKLDKPNVKFAQKRLRILSGLYGFLRPLDLIQPYRLEMGTKLQNNKGKNLYEFWGNKITEKINEFENELIVNLASNEYFKSVKPKLLKAKVISPAFKDYKNGQYKMIMVYAKKARGLMAHYIIENKITNADDLLKFNYEGYAYNKALSKDTEPVFTRKP, from the coding sequence ATGCTTGTTTTATTATCACCTTCCAAATCAATGGATTTTGCAACGGCTACAAAAGGTGAATATACAACTCCGGATTTTATAGAAAATTCCTGTGAGCTTATAAAGACATTAAGAGGGTTATCAAAAGAAGAAATAAGCTCCTTAATGAGCCTTAGTCACAAATTAACCGAACTTAACTATCTGCGATATAAAGAATTTGCAACTCCTTTTACAAAAGATAACGCAAAACAGGCGGCATATGCTTTTAAAGGTGATGTATATGACGGGCTGGAATTTGAAAAATTAGATAAGCCGAATGTAAAATTCGCCCAGAAGCGCTTACGGATATTATCGGGGTTATACGGCTTTTTAAGACCGCTTGACCTGATACAGCCATATCGTCTGGAAATGGGGACAAAGTTACAGAATAACAAGGGTAAGAACCTATACGAATTTTGGGGTAATAAAATCACTGAAAAAATTAACGAATTTGAAAATGAGCTTATAGTTAACCTTGCATCTAATGAATATTTCAAGTCGGTAAAGCCTAAACTTCTAAAAGCCAAAGTTATAAGCCCTGCATTTAAGGACTATAAAAACGGTCAGTATAAAATGATTATGGTCTACGCCAAAAAGGCGAGGGGGCTTATGGCACATTATATAATAGAGAACAAAATAACAAACGCCGATGACCTTCTAAAATTTAACTATGAAGGCTATGCTTATAATAAAGCATTGTCAAAAGATACCGAACCGGTTTTTACGCGAAAACCTTAG